The genomic segment ATGCATAATCTGGAACAGATGCGTAAGGACTTTGTCGATAATATTTCGCATGAACTGCGTACCCCTTTGACTGTGCTCAGCGGTTATATCGAAACCTTTACCGATCAGGAAGATATTAGCCCGCGCTGGAAACGCGCCTTTGACCAGATGCAGTCCCAGACTCGTCGCATGAATGCACTAGTGAATGACCTGTTGCTGCTATCCCGTCTGGAAAATGACAAGAATATTGCCAAGAACCAGATTATTGATATGCCTAATCTGATGAACCAGCTGTTTGATGATGCGCAAGCCTATAACGTGGATTATGGCCATACCCTCAACTTGGATATTGATAGTCACTGTGACCTGATCGGCTCAGATATGGAAATTGCCAGTGCCTTCAGTAACCTGATTACCAATGCCATCAAGTACACGCCTAAAGGTGGAACCGTGACCATGGGCTGGCATGACGATGGTGAATCGGCCTATTTTGTTGTAGAAGATACCGGAATTGGGATTGATCCTAAACACTTGCCTCGCTTGACCGAACGTTTTTACCGGGTAGATTCTGACCGTAGCCGCCGTACCGGTGGTACAGGTTTGGGACTGGCGATTGTGAAACATGTACTGATGCAGCATCAGGCCCAGCTCGAAATTGATTCCCGTGAAAATCAGGGATCCACCTTTAAGGTGATTTTCCCTAAAGAACGCCTCAGTTTCCCGGACTGATTCAAAAATAAAAAAAGGTGCAAGTCGCACCTTTTCTTTTTTAGCGAAGGCTTTAAGACTTTAATGCCTGCTCTTTGGATAAGGCCCGGAAATAAGCCGCACGATGCGAGATTCGTTCCAGATAGGCTTGAATCGCCGGATAGCTTTTACCGGTACGGCTTTGCATGGCTTCAAGTGGGAAGCTCATCTGGATATCCGCAAAACTGAAACGACCGGCAAAATATTCATGCTGGCTTAAATGATCTTCCAGAAACTGGATATGGTCTTTTAGACGGCTTTGTACAAACTGCTTTTTTACCCCTTCACAAATTGTTTTAGCCACGGGACGAACCAGAAATGGCACTTGCTCAGGAACTTTGGTCATCACCAGTTGCATGACCAGCAAAGGCATCAAAGACCCTTCTGCATAATGCATCCAGTAGCGGTATTGCGCCTTGTTCTCGGCACTGATCGGCTGAAACTGATGGGTCGAATCATAGGTTTCTTGGAGATACTCCAGAATGGCGGCAGACTCAGCCAGTACCAGATTCTGATCTTCCAGAATCGGGGCTTTACCCAGAGGATGAACCTGTTTCAAAGCAGGCGGAGCAGAATAGTTAGGCAGGCGTTTGTAATAGTTGATCTCATAATCAAGTTCCAGCTCTTCCAAGGCCCACATGATTCGAAATGATCTTGATTGTTCGAGATGATGTAAAACACGCATATTAGACTCATGATTTTATTGTTATTACTGCGTGAGCATAGCAAAAAGTCTGGCTCTAACTAAAGAGTTTATCAGTCTACTTACATTTTCCCTACCGGATATAGCGTACTCTCTTTTAGCTTAAATCAGGCTGGTCCGAATCTCCAGACTACGTAACAGGGTTTTGGTCACCGGGGTTTTGGCACAAATCTCCAGAATTTTCTGCTGCAAAGCCGAATCATGAGTAATATCGAAACTTAAGCGTCGTTCAATCCATTCCTGTCCTTCTTTATTGGCAAAGAATTCTGCTTCAACCTGAAAGTCGCCCAGTTCAATGTCCTTATGTTTGGCATACATGCGCAAAGTAATCATGGTGCAAGAGATCAGACTGCCTAAAAGCAGATCATAAGGTGCAGGACCTGCATCCTGCCCACCGAAGGATTCCGGTTTATCGGTCAGATAATGATGCTGACCATGACTGATTTCTCCCTGCCACGGTATGGTTAAGCTCTGTATTTTGGCAAGTGCGATACGGGCCATACTGATCCTTTGTTCTTATAATTATATGAAAGATTTATCGAGAAGCACGCATATGTTCCGGAAATGCTGGTGCTTCCATACGCGGCCCATCATAGCTTGGAATGGTGCCAAAACGCGGGTGCCCCATCATCCACTGTTCACGGGCCAGCTTCAGTTCTTCCACATCACGACCAACCAGATTCCACCACAATAAAATAGGGCTTTCAAATGGCTCTCCACCAATCAGCAAGATTCGCCCACCCGCATGAATTTCGACATCTACATACTGTAATCCCGGCTCAAGAATCACCATATTATCTTCAGTCAGTTCATGCCCATTAATACTTGCCAGACCCTCAAGGGCCATAAAGCCATATTCAAATCTTGGATCTAAACTCAAATGGGCACGGGTACTTTCAGCAGCAAATAGATCCACCCCCAAAAGTTCGGTATGCACTTTAACCGGGGATTGTGTATTTAGGAATTCCCCGACCAGGACCGTACATTGAATGCCTTGTTCTTCGATCACAGGTAATTCCGGATAATGATCAAACGCGGGAGCCATATTGATCTTGTCATCAGGTAGGGCGATCCAGAGCTGTGCTGCATGCATCTTGGTTTCAGTTTCCGGTGAAACCTCTGTATGCGAAATGCCATAGCCTGAAGTCATCAGATTAACCTGTTTCGGCCGGATCAATTGCCGGTTACCCAGACTGTCACTGTGCATCATGGTGCCTTCAATCATCCAGGTAAAAGTTTGTAGGCCAATATGCGGATGCGGTCCGATATCCAGACCATCTCCCTGAGGAAACTGAGTAGGACCGGCATGATCCAGAAAACACCAGGCGCCAATCATGCGTTTATGCCGACTCGGCAAGGCGCGTTTAATGACTGTTCCCTGCCCGATTTCCGCACGCCGTAAAGGAACTTCCTGTATGAACTGATTGATATACTTTTCACAATCATCTGAATTTGACAGTTCAATATCATTATTATTCGACATGGTTGAGCTGACCTCGGCAAGTTCATTCTGGCTGTATGCTGCATCAAGACATCTTTCCCTGATCATTACAAGATGTCTACCTCATACAACAATGTACCGCGTCTACCCACAAAATCTATCTTTGGAAATATTTCGATACGTATAAAATGTGCTACTCATCAGAACAGTTCAAATACTTAAAGGCTTCAGTCTTCCAAATCCTGTAATCAAGATCTTGGTGATGAATCATATAATCATTCAAGCACCTTACATCAGTTCGTTTAAATCAACTTATTCATCATACTCATGTTTCACGTGAAACGCCTATTTTTATTGATATAAATGATTAAAATCAGCAATCTATAAAAATGTGATCCGTATAGCTTCATATTTACAAAACAAAAATTTTGTTACGTTTTCTTTTTAAAATTCGTACTACCCCCTGATTCTAGGGAGATTTTTTTTTATTCATTTGGTCCATAATAGGACCCAATAAAAATAAGATTGGATCAGGACATGTCATCCTCGAATGAAAATATATATTCAACGGCGAATATGTCTTTTCAAAACTCGACCACAGATAGATCATTAAAGTTGGCCGAATGTGATCTGCAAAATCGCCAGTTAATTGAAGATGCGCTTGTACATCGCGCTGCACCTATTCCTGCGCAATTCCAGCAGTACTTTTATAACTATCTTTATGTGCATCGTCATCAAAATCTTCGCCAGATTAATTACATGGCGCAGATCGCCTTTTTGCTGTATTTCTTTGCCGATATTTTTATTATTCCTGACATGTTTTTCCTGTCTGGCCTGATCCGGGTATCACTGGTCATTGCTGTCATGTTTTGCTGCTATTACCTGTTTAAGCATCAAAAGAATATCCGGGTTCTGGACATGATTTTGCCTGTGGGCACGACTGTGGCTGCAGCGACCTGGATTAGCCTGCTCCTGCTGTCGAGTAGCCCGCATGTGTCAACTTATATCTATGCCTCTGCGATCTTTGTTTTAATTACCAATCTCTGTGTACAGACCGAGTTTAAGGGTGCGCTGTATTGTTCTATTTTTATCGCCCTGTTTATCATGATTGGGGTAACCCATCTCATGAGTCTATCGCAGGCCTTTATTTTCGCCGTTGTTTTCACGCCTCTCTGGGCGTTTAGTATTTATATCAACTGGAATAATATCATCAACATACGGCGCTCTTTTTTACGCACTTTGCTGGATGAATGGAACTATCAAACCTTAAAAAATCTTGCTCATACTGATGATCTGACGCAGTTATTTAATCGTCGTCATTTTGTGGATATGGCGGAACGTTCAATCCATCAATGGCCAAAGCCTGCCAGCACCTGTCTTTTGATGTTTGATGTCGATTATTTCAAGAGAATCAATGACAATTATGGCCATGATGTGGGTGACCGGGTGCTTCAACTGATTGCTGAAATTACCCGTAAAGAAATGCGTTCTAGTGATGTACTGGCACGTTTTGGTGGAGAAGAATTTATTGCCTTGCTGGAAGATACCCAGCTACAGGATTGCCTGATGATTGCAGAACGGATTCGCTGTTCGATTCAAAAGCAGGTGATGCACATCAATCCCGACCAGAAAATCCAGTTCACGATCTCTATTGGTATTGCTGAACTTGAATCTCCACAACAGGAACTTGAAGACCTGATTAAGCATGCGGATATTGCGCTTTACGAAGCCAAAAAAGCAGGACGAAATCGGATTCGGGTCTATCATCCTAATATGCTGCAACCGACTAAACCGCTCTCTCCAAATCCCTGGAATGTATTTAAACCTTTGAATAAACAGGAGCAGTCTGGCGCTCATCATAAAGCGAAACAGTCTTGGTCTGCTTTGTAACCTGATAGCAAAATCAAGATTATTAGACAAGAATTTAAGAATTAGGCCTAAATCTGTTTGGGATGCTTTTCAAATAATTCCTAAAAGAATAGAATATTTTTCATACAAATATAAGTATTCATCTTATTCATTTCTTTGGATTTAATGTGGGAAGGCGATATGCCAGATAAATATGAAGAAGAAGCTCGCTTCCTGCTTCAGGATGCCCTTCAAGATCCTCTCGTTCGCATTCCTGCGTCTTTAAAACCTGCCTACTTTAACCATCAGAAACAGCTCACTTTAAAATATCTTTTACAGGTGAATCTATTTGCACAGGTGGCATATGCCTCCTACATACACCCTTGCCGATATTCTGGTACTGAATGACATTATGAATTTGCTCATTCTGACCAAGCTAGGCTATACCTTGGTGATCGTGCTGATAACCATCTGGATGTATCATTTTTACCGGAATTTGCCTGTATTTGACCTGCTGTTGCCGACCTCGATTATCGGGGCAAGTGCAATCTGGTTTTTAATCTAAACCAGTCTGAAAGTCCGCATACGCTCATTTATCAATATGCTTCACTGGTATTTATTGTCCTGGCCAATCTATGTGTGCAGATTCGCTTCTGGCCTAGCCTAATTAATTCCGGTCTGATTACACTGGTGATTTATATTGGTGTGTATTTTAATACCCAAGCTAATCTGTATCAGATGTTCTTGTTTTCCCTGATCTATATGCCGGTATTGACCTTCAGTTTATATATCAGCTGGAACTCTACACTAAAATCCCGTTTGGTATTCCTGCAACACACCTTGAATGAATATCACCGTCAGACCTTTGAAAATCTCACCCATACTGACTCGCTGACAGGCCTGAATAATAGACGCTGTTTTGAATATCTGGTGCAACAGCTGATCCAAAACAATCTTAAACAGCCTGCTCCAATCAGTTTGCTGGTCTTTGATGTCGATCATTTCAAGCAGATCAATGACCGTTATGGACATGATGTTGGAGATCAGGTATTGCAGATGATTGCGCAGGCCACACGCAATGAAATGCGGCGTCATGATGTGCTGGCACGCTATGGGGGTGAAGAATTTATCGCATGCCTTACTGAAACTTCACTAGATGATGCACTCAAAATTGCCGAGCGTTTAAGACATAAAATCGAGAATATTGTGGTCAATCTGGAACATGGGCATCGTCTTGATTTCACGGTTTCAATTGGTGCGGCCATTCTGGAAAGCAGTGAAACGGATTTAATGGCGTTAATTAAACAGGCTGATATTGCCCTGTATCAGGCTAAAGCCAATGGTCGGAACCGGGTCGAGTGTACGATCCTGAACTTGATCAGGGCTTGCTTGGAGAGCTTCAAAATTGGCAGGTTAAACCGACTTAAATGTCATTTGAAAGATAATAAAAAAGAGCGCCGAAGCGATTTTAAAAATGATTCGAAGATTACCTTCTTTAAAAAAAAATTTGTCAATTTTATAAATATAAAAGCCCTTAAACTGGAAATATTTGAATAAAATACCGTTAATAACTAATTAATGAAATTCTAGAAAATATCTATGTTAATTAAATATATGAGTGCAGAACACCTAGCCTTTTTAGATAATAGTTTGTTCCGTATTACTCAACCTCAATACTTAAATGATCCTCCAGGTGAAGCAAGATTTGCACCATTTTATAATCACTTTTCAGAGGCTGACTTTGAATACGCTCGAAAGAAGTATCAAACCTCTTGGCTAAATGATGGCAGCATTCCTGATAATAACTTCTTGCTTAATAATTTTCTTTTACCTACAGGGATGAGATATACAGTCGAATTGTTTCCTTCTTTAAAAGGCTTTACAGACTATGAAACAACAGACGAAATTGAACGATTTCAAGCAATTCAACTAATTGAAATAATAAATAATTGTTTGTTAGAGCATATGAACCAAATGATTGGGATTTTTTCATTAAGTGACTCTTTAACCAATCATGATATGTGGATTAAATATGGTCAACATGGTAAGGGTATAGCTTTAGAATTTGATAAACAGCACCAATTTTTTAAAAAATATCCTACTAGAAAAGTCATTTATTCCAATGAAAAACGAGCTTCAATTACTTATTATGAAGGTTGTATTCGTATAAATGGCATTAGATTAAAAGATAAATATGAATCAGCTTTAGATGTACAGGATCACCTTCTTAATGAAATTAATCTAAGTGATCTTATAACAAGGTTATTTTTTACTAAAAACTTAAAATGGTCGACTGAAAATGAACATCGTATTATTTTCGACTTACAACAATACGATCAAAGAAAGGAAAACATTTTTCTAAAAAAAATTCCTTTCGAAGCATTTAAAACATTAACATTCGGCTGGGATACACCTGAATCAATAATAAAAGAAATCTTCCAAAAGATTAAAAATAATCCTGCATTAAATCATCTGAGAATTCAAAAAGTACGTTATGGACAATTAGAAAATTATGACAATTTAGAAGTAGTAGATATATAAAAAGGACGCTTTCGCGTCCTTTTTATTTGAAAGGTTTAGTAAAAACTAAACTGCCTCGAACATAGTTCTTGGCATAATTTAGGCAAGAAGCGTTGCTTCTTGAAACCCCTAAATTACTCCCATTCAATTGTTGCTGGTGGCTTAGATGAAACGTCATACACCACACGAGAAACTTCAGCAATTTCGTTCATGATACGTGTAGAAATACGGTCTACCAAATCATATGGCAGATGTGCAAAACGCGCTGTCATAAAGTCGATGGTTTCAACTGCACGAAGTGCAATTACCCATGCATAACGACGGCCATCACCGACTACACCTACAGATTTCACTGGTTGGAATACAGCAAAAGCTTGAGCAGTTTTGTCGTACCAGCCGCTTGCGCGAAGCTCTTGCATAAAGATGTCATCAGCAAGACGAAGAATATCTGCATATTCTTTCTTCACTTCACCCAAGATACGAACACCAAGGCCTGGGCCTGGGAACGGATGACGGTAGATCATGCTGTGTGGCAAGCCTAGAGTCGTACCCAATTTACGTACTTCATCTTTAAACAGGTCACGCAATGGTTCAACCAGGTCAAATGCCAAGTCTTCTGGCAAGCCACCTACGTTGTGATGCGACTTGATGACATGTGCCTTACCTTGTTTGCTGGCAGCAGATTCAATCACGTCTGGATAAATCGTACCTTGTGCAAGGAAGGTTACGCCATCGAGCTTACGCGCTTCTTCAGCAAAGACTTCGATAAATTCGCGACCGATGATTTTACGTTTTTTCTCTGGATCAACTTCGCCAGCCAATGCAGAAAGGAAACGATCTTCAGCATCAGCACGGATCACGCGGATCCCCATGTTGTCTGCAAACATCTGCATCACTTGATCGCCTTCGTTCAAACGAAGCAGACCGTTGTCTACAAATACACAAGTCAACTGATCGCCAATTGCTTTGTGCAAAAGCGCAGCTACAACTGATGAATCCACACCACCTGACAGACCTAACAATACTTTTTCATTGCCAATCTGTTCACGAAGCTGTTCTACACGCAGGTCAATAATATGTTCTGGTGTCCACAGACCACGACAACCACAAATCTGGTGTACAAAGTTAGACAGTAATTCTGCACCTTTCGAAGTATGTGTCACTTCAGGGTGGAACTGGATCCCATAGAAACGGCGGGTTTCATCAGACACCATGGCAATCGGGCAGCTTGGTGTGCTTGCAGTCACCTGGAAGCCTTCTGGAATACGTGCAACCTTGTCACCATGACTCATCCAGACATGCAGCTGGTTCTCACGGTCTTGCAACTGACCAATCAGCTGGTCACGTACCACGATATCCACTTCTGCATAACCGAACTCATGTACAGTACCTGGCTCAACTTTACCGCCAAGCTGTTCACACATGGTTTGCAAGCCATAACAGATACCCAGTACAGGTACACCTAACTCAAATACCACTTGCGGCGCACGCGGGCTGCCTTCCAGGTGAACACTTTCAGGTCCACCAGACAAGATGATACCGTTTGGATTAAATGCGCGAATGTCTTCTTCAGACATGTCATAGGCATACATTTCAGAATATACACCAGCTTCACGGACACGACGTGCGATGAGCTGACTATATTGAGAACCGAAATCCAGAATCAGGATACGATCTTCAGTAATTTGAGTATTGGTAGTCATGACAAACAACTATGAAAGGCAAACGAAAGATAAGCGCCGTATTCTAGCATTTTTATTAGGCTTAAGCACACTATTCCCATCAGCATAATAATTAAGCGGTTTATTTCTTTAAATAGAATTAAGCTTTCGATTCAGCAAGAGAGCTTTCCCTTCTCTCCACGGAATTCAGCGTATTTACGCTATTTGGATTTGAATATTTTAGGATCGGCCAGTTAAGTGGCTATTGAAAGTTTATTTCATCTATCTCTATCACTGTCTTCATTTGATAGCGTTTAGGATTGAAAATGGGAGCCACCTTTTGATTTTTATTTTAATGACGTTTTCATGCTAAGCCTGTTTTCGCAGGAATTCACCGCTAGTTTGTAAGATAAATTTTTAATTCACCCATCAGGGATGAGCAGGCAATTATTTTCCTTTTCGGTACTGACTTTCATGCCCCAGACTGTTAGGATTTGATCACCTTTTCGCTTGTTTTTTCCCTATGGAACTGCTTGATTTTATCCTCCACGTTGATGATCACCTGCTCGAATTCATTACCAATTACGGCATCTGGATTTATGGCATTCTTTTCCTGATTATTTTTGTTGAAACGGGACTGGTGGTGATGCCGTTCCTGCCGGGAGACAGTCTGCTATTTGCATCAGGTGCGCTTGCGGCTTCAACGGGTGCTATGGATCCATGGGTACTGATTCCGCTACTGTTCACTGCGGCAGTGCTGGGCGATACCCTGAATTATCATATTGGTAAATATATTGGGCCACGTGTATTTGAGATTGAATCACGTTTTATTAATAAAAAGCATTTGCTTGCTACCCAGCAGTTCTTTGTGAAACACGGTGGTAAAACCATTATTTTTGCCCGTTTCATTCCTTTCGCACGTACCTTTGCACCTTTTGTTGCCGGTGCGGGAAGTATGAATTACAAATATTTCCTGACTTACAATATGATCGGTGGCTTTCTCTGGATCAGTTCGTTTGTGATCCTGGGTTATCTATTCGGCAATATGCCAATCGTCAAAGATAATTTCACTCATCTGATTTTTGGCATCATTATTTTAAGTGTCATGCCAGGGGTGATTGGCTTTATTCAGCAGAAACTCAAGAAAAATAAAATTGCCTAGAAGCCTAGCGCTGTTGAGTGAACATTTACTCCAGCCAATTAATCAGCAAGGGCACCAGACAAAGCAGTAAAAACAGAGCCGACCCTTTATAAATCAGGTCGGCTTTTCTTTTTGCCGACTCTCCCGCCAGAATCGCTTGTCCAAAGATCATCCAGAACAACGCAACAAGTAAGGCAATCCCAGTAAAAATGGCAAAGACCAGAACAAAGTTACTCGGGCTTTCCCAAGTAGACAGCGGTAAGATTCCGGTCGCCAGAAGCGCTGCTTTGGGATTTTTCAGGGTTCCCTTAAACATCTGCCAGGGACGGATCTGAGGATGACTCTGATTATATTGTTCCAGTTGCCGAGCCTTGAATAAATGGAAGGTCATCCAGCCCACACCGATTGCACTCAGCACATGCACCAGTTCCTGAAAACTCGGCCAGATCGGTGAAAACAGATGAACCAGCAAAGCCCACCCGTTTATCGCATATAAATACCCCACCAGAATGACGGGAATATACAGACTGGTTTTGGCTGTTCCCTGCTGATAGGCAGAACTGGCCACCAATGCATTGGCAGGTCCAGGGATCATCAGCACTGCTATTGTTGCAAAAACAAAGAGCCAGTTTTCAATCATGGTGGTTAGACATATCAGACAAGGTGATTACCTTAACCAATCTCGTGTTCTGATCACAAGACGAGATCTTTCAAAATTTTATGCGCATCGGTCATTTTTTCTGGCAAATACTGTGAACTCTGTCACTTGACCAATCACTTTTAAGATAGAAAAAATGCCGACCTAAAGTCAGCATTTTTTTAATGTTTAGAGGGCTATTTATTGGTGTGTTGACGGACAACAATTGGGCAAGCTTTAAATTTTGCAGCTTGTACAATAGCTTCCTGTTCACCCAGTAGACGTGCCGTTTCAGTGCGTTTGGTATTGGAAGACTGCCCCATATTCACTGATACACTCGGACCAATGCCCCAGCCGCCGCGGCTGCCCCAGCCACCACCGACGCCTACCCCTACGCCGACACCTGTACGTTTAGGCGGCTCAACACCATTATCAAGATACTGCTGAATACGGTTGTATTCACCCTGAAGCTGCTGACAGTTGAGGGTCTGATAATGGGTCGGTGAAACATAGGTCGGTTTGACCGTCGTTGCACAGGCACTCAGCAAGCTAAGTATGCTGATCGCCAGGCTTATTTTCACAAGTTTCATAGTTAACTCGATCTTAATGCTGCTCTATCTCATTGAACAATGATTGATAGGCCTGAGTCAATTTATGATCAGTTGCCAAGTGAATTAATGGCTGATTTTTTTGATGCGACTCTTTCATCAGCACCGAGGGCGGCAACATGCTGTTCAGCACCGGAAGACCTTCATCTATCAGTTGCTGTACCACTTCGCGTGGCAGTTTTGCCTGAGCCTGAAACTGGTTGACCACGATGCCTTCAATTTCCAGACGCTCATTATGATCATCCTGAGTTTCGATGACATTTTCAATCAGAGTTTGTAAGGCCCGTTTAGAAAACACATCACAGTCAAACGGAATCAGGACACGGTCTGCAGCAATCAGTGCTGAAAGCGTAAAGAAATTAAATGCCGGCGGAGTATCGATAAATACCCGGTCATAATGCTCAGCAAGTGGTTGCAAGGCATCGCGCAGCTTATAAATTTTATGTTTGGATTCCAGTGCATGGGCCAACGTGCCCAAACTCGGACTTGCCGGAATGACATCCAGATTTTTAAAAGGTGATTGATGCAGATAACTTTCCAGCCCTTTGGTCCGGGTCTTGAGAATGGAGCCAATCGCATTACCAATTAAACTTTTGCTCTGCTGGTTCCCCAATACATCTTCAAAATAGTTTTCAATATTCGGCTCCAACGCCGGCTTGTCACTCGAATAGGTTGCATCATCTCCTAGTAAATACTGGCTGGAGTTTGCCTGCGGATCAAGATCGATCAACAGGGTTTTAAGCCCCTGATGCGCACTGATTGCAGCCAGATTGACTGCAATACTCGATTTCCCTACCCCACCTTTCTGATTAAATACCACACGAGTATGCATAAACACCCCTCTTTATTTTTCTAATGATCAGTATG from the Acinetobacter sp. YWS30-1 genome contains:
- a CDS encoding pirin family protein: MSNNNDIELSNSDDCEKYINQFIQEVPLRRAEIGQGTVIKRALPSRHKRMIGAWCFLDHAGPTQFPQGDGLDIGPHPHIGLQTFTWMIEGTMMHSDSLGNRQLIRPKQVNLMTSGYGISHTEVSPETETKMHAAQLWIALPDDKINMAPAFDHYPELPVIEEQGIQCTVLVGEFLNTQSPVKVHTELLGVDLFAAESTRAHLSLDPRFEYGFMALEGLASINGHELTEDNMVILEPGLQYVDVEIHAGGRILLIGGEPFESPILLWWNLVGRDVEELKLAREQWMMGHPRFGTIPSYDGPRMEAPAFPEHMRASR
- the phoR gene encoding phosphate regulon sensor histidine kinase PhoR → MYEPYPVPELSHEHKRLRYSSLWDFAKQDLRLLLLFLVIASCIGLGIGYFWICIVLAFVAFFGTQLRSLYLVNEWISNRPYDVPPNINGIWGALLFNVYRAQRQERVVQAEMVELIDRAQSSLVALQEAVVLIDENQQIEWWNPAAERLLGIGQEDRGRNILSLLRQPNFIDYYHHIDDAPDGLKMKSSIFEDHYVQIKMTRFGGESRLLVAYDVTRMHNLEQMRKDFVDNISHELRTPLTVLSGYIETFTDQEDISPRWKRAFDQMQSQTRRMNALVNDLLLLSRLENDKNIAKNQIIDMPNLMNQLFDDAQAYNVDYGHTLNLDIDSHCDLIGSDMEIASAFSNLITNAIKYTPKGGTVTMGWHDDGESAYFVVEDTGIGIDPKHLPRLTERFYRVDSDRSRRTGGTGLGLAIVKHVLMQHQAQLEIDSRENQGSTFKVIFPKERLSFPD
- a CDS encoding GGDEF domain-containing protein encodes the protein MSSSNENIYSTANMSFQNSTTDRSLKLAECDLQNRQLIEDALVHRAAPIPAQFQQYFYNYLYVHRHQNLRQINYMAQIAFLLYFFADIFIIPDMFFLSGLIRVSLVIAVMFCCYYLFKHQKNIRVLDMILPVGTTVAAATWISLLLLSSSPHVSTYIYASAIFVLITNLCVQTEFKGALYCSIFIALFIMIGVTHLMSLSQAFIFAVVFTPLWAFSIYINWNNIINIRRSFLRTLLDEWNYQTLKNLAHTDDLTQLFNRRHFVDMAERSIHQWPKPASTCLLMFDVDYFKRINDNYGHDVGDRVLQLIAEITRKEMRSSDVLARFGGEEFIALLEDTQLQDCLMIAERIRCSIQKQVMHINPDQKIQFTISIGIAELESPQQELEDLIKHADIALYEAKKAGRNRIRVYHPNMLQPTKPLSPNPWNVFKPLNKQEQSGAHHKAKQSWSAL
- a CDS encoding DUF2971 domain-containing protein is translated as MSAEHLAFLDNSLFRITQPQYLNDPPGEARFAPFYNHFSEADFEYARKKYQTSWLNDGSIPDNNFLLNNFLLPTGMRYTVELFPSLKGFTDYETTDEIERFQAIQLIEIINNCLLEHMNQMIGIFSLSDSLTNHDMWIKYGQHGKGIALEFDKQHQFFKKYPTRKVIYSNEKRASITYYEGCIRINGIRLKDKYESALDVQDHLLNEINLSDLITRLFFTKNLKWSTENEHRIIFDLQQYDQRKENIFLKKIPFEAFKTLTFGWDTPESIIKEIFQKIKNNPALNHLRIQKVRYGQLENYDNLEVVDI
- a CDS encoding glutathione S-transferase — translated: MRVLHHLEQSRSFRIMWALEELELDYEINYYKRLPNYSAPPALKQVHPLGKAPILEDQNLVLAESAAILEYLQETYDSTHQFQPISAENKAQYRYWMHYAEGSLMPLLVMQLVMTKVPEQVPFLVRPVAKTICEGVKKQFVQSRLKDHIQFLEDHLSQHEYFAGRFSFADIQMSFPLEAMQSRTGKSYPAIQAYLERISHRAAYFRALSKEQALKS
- a CDS encoding ParA family protein translates to MHTRVVFNQKGGVGKSSIAVNLAAISAHQGLKTLLIDLDPQANSSQYLLGDDATYSSDKPALEPNIENYFEDVLGNQQSKSLIGNAIGSILKTRTKGLESYLHQSPFKNLDVIPASPSLGTLAHALESKHKIYKLRDALQPLAEHYDRVFIDTPPAFNFFTLSALIAADRVLIPFDCDVFSKRALQTLIENVIETQDDHNERLEIEGIVVNQFQAQAKLPREVVQQLIDEGLPVLNSMLPPSVLMKESHQKNQPLIHLATDHKLTQAYQSLFNEIEQH
- a CDS encoding DedA family protein; the encoded protein is MELLDFILHVDDHLLEFITNYGIWIYGILFLIIFVETGLVVMPFLPGDSLLFASGALAASTGAMDPWVLIPLLFTAAVLGDTLNYHIGKYIGPRVFEIESRFINKKHLLATQQFFVKHGGKTIIFARFIPFARTFAPFVAGAGSMNYKYFLTYNMIGGFLWISSFVILGYLFGNMPIVKDNFTHLIFGIIILSVMPGVIGFIQQKLKKNKIA
- the guaA gene encoding glutamine-hydrolyzing GMP synthase, with the protein product MTTNTQITEDRILILDFGSQYSQLIARRVREAGVYSEMYAYDMSEEDIRAFNPNGIILSGGPESVHLEGSPRAPQVVFELGVPVLGICYGLQTMCEQLGGKVEPGTVHEFGYAEVDIVVRDQLIGQLQDRENQLHVWMSHGDKVARIPEGFQVTASTPSCPIAMVSDETRRFYGIQFHPEVTHTSKGAELLSNFVHQICGCRGLWTPEHIIDLRVEQLREQIGNEKVLLGLSGGVDSSVVAALLHKAIGDQLTCVFVDNGLLRLNEGDQVMQMFADNMGIRVIRADAEDRFLSALAGEVDPEKKRKIIGREFIEVFAEEARKLDGVTFLAQGTIYPDVIESAASKQGKAHVIKSHHNVGGLPEDLAFDLVEPLRDLFKDEVRKLGTTLGLPHSMIYRHPFPGPGLGVRILGEVKKEYADILRLADDIFMQELRASGWYDKTAQAFAVFQPVKSVGVVGDGRRYAWVIALRAVETIDFMTARFAHLPYDLVDRISTRIMNEIAEVSRVVYDVSSKPPATIEWE
- a CDS encoding OsmC family protein, giving the protein MARIALAKIQSLTIPWQGEISHGQHHYLTDKPESFGGQDAGPAPYDLLLGSLISCTMITLRMYAKHKDIELGDFQVEAEFFANKEGQEWIERRLSFDITHDSALQQKILEICAKTPVTKTLLRSLEIRTSLI